Proteins from one Acidobacteriota bacterium genomic window:
- the rfaE2 gene encoding D-glycero-beta-D-manno-heptose 1-phosphate adenylyltransferase codes for MGRVLAREEVRDYRRACRERGEKVVFTNGCFDLLHAGHVRYLNAARGMGDRLIVGLNSDDSVRRLKGPTRPVTPEGERAEILAALAAVDAVVVFGEDTPLDLVRVLLPDVLVKGGDWTPETIVGRAEVEAAGGEVISLPLLEGRSTTGLLARLAGGAR; via the coding sequence GTGGGACGCGTCCTGGCCCGGGAGGAGGTTCGGGACTACCGGCGCGCCTGCCGCGAGCGGGGGGAGAAGGTGGTCTTCACCAACGGGTGCTTCGACCTCCTGCACGCGGGCCACGTGCGCTACCTCAACGCCGCGCGGGGGATGGGGGACCGGCTCATCGTCGGGCTGAACTCCGACGATTCGGTTCGGCGGCTCAAGGGGCCGACCCGCCCCGTGACGCCCGAAGGGGAGAGGGCCGAGATCCTCGCCGCCCTGGCCGCCGTGGACGCCGTGGTCGTCTTCGGGGAGGACACGCCCCTGGACCTCGTGCGAGTGCTCCTGCCCGACGTGCTCGTGAAGGGCGGCGACTGGACCCCCGAGACCATTGTGGGGAGAGCGGAGGTGGAGGCCGCGGGAGGGGAGGTGATCTCCCTTCCCCTGCTCGAGGGGCGCTCCACCACGGGGCTCTTGGCTCGCCTGGCGGGGGGGGCACGTTGA
- the mfd gene encoding transcription-repair coupling factor has product MNGLVRAFLEALDRGAGGDAGLERARGGALPFLLAGCVLRREGPLVILVPAESQARSLSSSLRALLGDSAAPDWLPAPDADPYEGLSHHPGVLLERAAVLSRALTSTRPALLLSVESLLWRVPRPGWWRSHLLVLERGTALDRRELRTRLWASGYRTVDQVGEVGEASFRGGIVDLFPPTESLPVRLEFFGDEVDSVRFFDPVSQHSLGEVQRSVLVHPLTEGVRDDGLHAALSASLGETGAFGEVRLEGLAHAGTYPTYDTEVRGEGAYFTTLADFLGPSRWVVVEASMAVHRAGLRLSDLRDSFVRHRRPPMVAPERLFLRTADVASVAQGPGVLEAGGAEPPLEATRPALRPGDPFGLLSDLGEWVRGGWRCMVFLQGQGTLRRLKELASGEGLVVEEGPPDSHDLPPGLYAALAPVEEGLSFPGQRILALTEREVFGRGRAAPEARARKQEAFSTGLRDLRVGDPVVHVEHGVGLFQGIETLVRDGHREDYLSLAYAGGGRLLVPVQRMDLVEKYVGPEGYAPPLDRLGGTAWRKSKEKVRKAVRAVAVDLLRLYAVRRTIAGHACGADSAWQEEFESQFPFDLTPDQERAVDEVKRDMESDRPMDRLVCGDVGYGKTEVAMRAAFKAVSEGLQVAVLCPTTVLALQHAERFRERFAPFPVRVAMLSRFVEAPERKRTLKEAADGELDILIGTHRILSKDVRLPRLGLLIVDEEQRFGVNHKEKIKALKSKVHVLTLTATPIPRTLQMGLSGILDMSLIQTAPKDRLAIQTSVRPFDAELVRGAIRRELQRGGQVFYVHNRVETLAAAARKVQELVPEARVTIAHGQMAERDLETVMLGFFRGDHDVLVCTTLIENGVDLPRVNTLLVEDAHALGLTQLYQLRGRIGRSDLPAYAYLLTPPGQELTGDASRRLETLQEFSELGAGFRIAAVDLELRGAGNLLGADQSGHMAAVGFDLYQRLLEEAVAEARGERPLSAVRCEIGLGLDLSVPMEYMGELNQRLAFYRELSMASSAGELGRVAAAAEDRYGPMPPEVKRMVEMTRLRLWAEGLGRRSITRRNDLLTLAFDPAAPLCAAGLVAFLSDRKGARIDPGGLLEVPLLPREEILELLDRVLTCAAPAEGTPA; this is encoded by the coding sequence TTGAACGGCCTCGTCCGCGCCTTTCTCGAGGCGCTCGACCGGGGGGCGGGAGGGGACGCCGGTCTGGAGCGGGCCCGCGGTGGTGCCCTGCCCTTCTTGCTGGCGGGCTGCGTCCTTCGCCGGGAGGGACCGCTGGTCATTCTGGTCCCCGCCGAGAGCCAGGCGCGGAGTCTCTCGTCCTCCCTTCGGGCCCTCCTCGGGGACTCGGCGGCGCCGGACTGGCTGCCCGCTCCCGACGCGGATCCGTACGAGGGGCTCTCGCATCACCCGGGCGTCCTCCTCGAACGCGCCGCCGTGCTCAGCCGGGCCCTCACCTCGACGAGGCCCGCCCTCCTCCTTTCGGTGGAGTCGCTTCTTTGGCGGGTGCCCCGGCCCGGGTGGTGGAGGAGCCACCTCCTCGTGCTCGAGCGCGGGACGGCCCTCGACCGGCGCGAGCTGAGGACGCGCCTGTGGGCCTCGGGGTACAGGACGGTGGATCAGGTGGGGGAGGTGGGAGAAGCATCGTTCCGGGGCGGCATCGTGGACCTGTTTCCTCCCACCGAGTCCCTCCCGGTCCGCCTGGAGTTCTTCGGGGACGAGGTGGATTCGGTCCGCTTTTTCGACCCCGTCTCCCAGCACTCGCTGGGCGAGGTCCAGCGATCGGTCCTGGTGCACCCCCTCACGGAAGGCGTGCGCGACGACGGCCTTCACGCGGCCCTCTCCGCCTCCCTCGGGGAGACGGGCGCATTCGGAGAAGTTCGCCTGGAGGGCCTCGCCCACGCGGGGACGTACCCGACCTACGACACCGAAGTCCGCGGAGAGGGCGCCTACTTCACGACGCTGGCCGATTTCCTGGGGCCCTCCCGGTGGGTGGTGGTCGAAGCCTCCATGGCGGTTCACCGGGCGGGGCTCCGCCTGTCGGACCTTCGGGACAGCTTCGTGCGCCACCGCCGCCCCCCGATGGTGGCGCCCGAGAGGCTCTTTCTCCGCACGGCCGATGTGGCCTCCGTCGCCCAGGGCCCCGGCGTTCTGGAGGCGGGCGGCGCCGAGCCCCCCCTCGAGGCGACCCGGCCGGCCCTTCGGCCGGGAGACCCCTTCGGGCTCCTTTCGGACCTCGGGGAATGGGTCCGCGGCGGGTGGCGCTGCATGGTCTTCCTGCAGGGCCAGGGGACCCTCCGGCGGCTCAAGGAACTGGCCTCGGGTGAGGGCCTCGTCGTGGAGGAGGGCCCCCCGGACTCCCACGACCTTCCCCCCGGCCTGTACGCCGCTCTGGCTCCCGTCGAGGAGGGGCTCTCCTTTCCGGGCCAGCGGATTCTGGCCCTCACCGAACGGGAGGTGTTTGGCAGGGGGAGGGCCGCTCCCGAAGCGCGCGCCCGAAAACAGGAGGCCTTTTCCACGGGGCTGAGGGACCTTAGGGTCGGGGACCCGGTGGTCCACGTGGAGCACGGGGTGGGGCTCTTTCAGGGGATCGAGACCCTGGTTCGGGACGGCCACCGGGAGGACTACCTGAGCCTCGCCTACGCCGGAGGGGGGCGCCTGCTCGTCCCGGTCCAACGCATGGACCTGGTGGAGAAGTACGTGGGGCCCGAGGGCTACGCCCCTCCCCTGGACCGCCTCGGAGGCACGGCCTGGCGAAAGAGCAAGGAGAAGGTGCGCAAGGCGGTCCGGGCCGTGGCCGTGGACCTCCTGCGCCTCTATGCCGTCCGGCGCACCATCGCCGGCCACGCCTGCGGGGCCGATTCGGCGTGGCAGGAGGAATTCGAATCCCAGTTCCCCTTCGACCTGACGCCGGACCAGGAGCGGGCCGTGGACGAGGTGAAGCGGGACATGGAATCGGATCGGCCGATGGACCGGCTGGTGTGCGGAGACGTCGGGTACGGGAAGACCGAAGTGGCCATGCGCGCGGCCTTCAAGGCCGTGAGCGAAGGGCTCCAGGTGGCGGTCCTCTGCCCCACGACCGTGCTGGCCCTCCAGCACGCCGAACGCTTCCGAGAGCGCTTCGCGCCCTTCCCCGTCCGGGTGGCCATGCTCTCTCGCTTCGTGGAAGCCCCCGAGCGCAAGCGGACTTTGAAGGAGGCCGCGGACGGGGAGCTGGACATTCTCATCGGGACCCACCGGATCCTCTCCAAGGACGTCCGCCTCCCGCGGCTGGGGCTTCTGATCGTGGACGAGGAGCAACGCTTCGGGGTGAACCACAAGGAGAAGATCAAGGCGCTCAAATCGAAGGTCCACGTGCTCACCCTCACCGCCACGCCCATTCCCAGAACCCTCCAGATGGGTCTTTCGGGCATTCTGGACATGTCCCTCATCCAGACGGCCCCCAAGGACCGGCTGGCCATCCAGACGTCGGTCCGGCCCTTCGACGCGGAGCTCGTCCGGGGAGCGATCCGCCGGGAACTCCAGCGCGGGGGCCAGGTGTTCTACGTTCACAACCGCGTGGAGACCCTGGCCGCCGCCGCGCGCAAGGTCCAGGAGCTCGTCCCGGAGGCGCGGGTCACCATCGCCCACGGCCAGATGGCGGAGAGGGACCTGGAAACGGTGATGCTCGGCTTCTTTCGGGGCGACCACGACGTCCTCGTCTGCACGACCCTCATCGAGAACGGCGTGGACCTTCCCCGGGTCAACACGCTGCTCGTGGAGGACGCCCACGCCCTCGGCTTGACCCAGCTCTACCAGCTTCGCGGCCGCATTGGCCGATCCGATCTTCCGGCGTACGCCTACCTCCTCACCCCCCCCGGCCAGGAACTGACGGGAGACGCCTCCCGCCGGCTGGAGACCCTCCAGGAATTCTCCGAATTGGGGGCGGGGTTCCGCATCGCCGCCGTGGATTTGGAATTGAGGGGCGCCGGGAATCTCCTGGGGGCGGACCAGTCGGGCCACATGGCGGCGGTCGGATTCGATCTCTACCAGCGCCTCCTGGAGGAGGCCGTGGCGGAGGCGAGGGGCGAACGACCGCTCTCGGCGGTGCGCTGCGAGATCGGCCTCGGACTGGACCTTTCGGTGCCCATGGAGTATATGGGCGAACTGAACCAGCGTCTCGCCTTTTACAGGGAGCTGTCCATGGCCTCGTCGGCCGGCGAACTGGGGCGGGTCGCCGCCGCCGCGGAGGATCGATACGGCCCCATGCCGCCCGAGGTCAAACGCATGGTGGAGATGACCCGTCTCCGGTTGTGGGCCGAAGGGTTGGGGAGGAGGAGCATCACACGCCGGAACGACCTCCTGACCCTGGCTTTCGATCCGGCGGCGCCTCTGTGCGCCGCGGGTCTCGTGGCGTTCCTTTCGGACCGGAAGGGTGCGCGGATCGATCCGGGCGGCCTGCTGGAGGTACCCCTTCTCCCGCGGGAGGAAATCCTGGAGCTCCTGGACCGGGTTCTGACCTGCGCGGCGCCCGCCGAGGGGACGCCGGCATGA
- a CDS encoding ABC transporter substrate-binding protein, with translation MFATGGRVLCAAVLLGAVSCRQEPVRLAAILPLTGPQAAYGESLERGILLGAEEVNAAGGVGGLRLDVALEDSRSDPDRAVRLLESWSGPGRVRAVIGGATSEEALALAARAEPLGVLVLSPSASSPALSGASRYFFRNWPSDAAEAEAAAEFAAYSLHATRVEVLAEDNAYGRGLAEAFQRAFEGDGRRAGLSISVPGQVPPPAQGPPGAVFQAIYLAGYSGALLPVAEGLRRAGDRRPILACSAFARSDLLREAPPWMEGVCLLGPGPVSADGGTEKAEFASRFTARWGEAPDVYASHAYDAVRILGAALAASPGGDAEALRSALLSLKGFSGAAGHTSFTELGDARRAIGVWVFDGGRPRPLKAVSDRVLPPLQDEVARLRLKGA, from the coding sequence ATGTTTGCCACGGGTGGAAGGGTCCTTTGCGCGGCGGTCCTGCTCGGGGCGGTTTCGTGCCGCCAGGAGCCGGTGCGGCTGGCCGCCATCCTCCCCCTCACGGGGCCCCAGGCGGCCTACGGAGAAAGCCTCGAGCGCGGAATCCTCCTCGGCGCCGAGGAGGTGAACGCGGCGGGCGGCGTGGGAGGCCTCCGCCTGGACGTGGCCCTGGAGGACTCGCGGTCGGATCCGGACCGCGCCGTCCGGCTCCTGGAAAGCTGGTCCGGGCCGGGGAGGGTTCGGGCCGTGATCGGCGGGGCCACCAGCGAGGAAGCCCTGGCGTTGGCGGCCCGTGCCGAGCCCCTGGGGGTCCTTGTCCTCTCGCCGTCGGCCTCCTCGCCGGCGCTGTCCGGCGCTTCCCGGTACTTTTTCCGCAACTGGCCGTCCGATGCGGCCGAGGCCGAGGCCGCCGCGGAGTTCGCCGCCTATTCGCTTCACGCCACCCGGGTCGAGGTTCTGGCGGAAGACAACGCCTACGGAAGAGGGCTGGCCGAGGCCTTCCAGCGGGCCTTCGAAGGGGACGGGCGCAGAGCCGGCCTTTCCATATCGGTGCCCGGGCAGGTCCCGCCACCCGCCCAGGGTCCCCCGGGTGCGGTCTTCCAGGCGATCTACCTGGCGGGATACAGCGGGGCGCTCCTCCCCGTCGCCGAGGGGCTTCGGCGGGCGGGGGACCGCCGGCCCATCCTGGCCTGCAGCGCCTTTGCCCGGTCCGACCTGCTCCGGGAGGCTCCGCCCTGGATGGAGGGCGTCTGCCTCCTCGGCCCTGGTCCCGTCTCCGCCGACGGAGGGACGGAGAAGGCGGAGTTCGCGTCGAGGTTCACGGCCCGGTGGGGGGAAGCTCCGGACGTCTACGCGTCCCACGCGTACGACGCCGTGCGGATTCTCGGCGCCGCCCTGGCCGCCTCTCCGGGAGGAGACGCCGAGGCCCTCCGGTCCGCCCTGCTGTCCCTGAAGGGATTCTCCGGCGCCGCGGGTCACACATCCTTCACGGAACTCGGGGACGCCAGACGCGCCATCGGCGTATGGGTCTTCGACGGGGGGCGTCCTCGCCCGCTGAAGGCCGTGTCGGACCGGGTCCTTCCTCCCCTTCAGGATGAGGTGGCCCGCCTCCGGCTGAAAGGGGCCTGA